One Pleurocapsa minor HA4230-MV1 DNA segment encodes these proteins:
- a CDS encoding NgoFVII family restriction endonuclease, producing the protein MFTNLAAFGGNFLKVLDSEFKEATNVTIASGYASLDIINAYKSEFIKIANSGGISRLLLGMAFYEGLSQKKYDALIKLNSKLKGYGNDSGVYVTNGRRYHGKVYYFEQKSESSIYVGSSNFSTSGTKTNIECTLPVTIPQQREEIIRFLEELYSQEYAIKIDRAGNIVSSSKKKVLSTIENKWQKLKRYEPETISNNNLPKFIFPLSRVADIPKSNLNTYFGKGRLNTETGIVTPRPWYEIELIANRDLISQVEYPKGDFIAYTDDGYVIPMRTQGTNYKNIRSKDSLQIFGMWLKGKLERCDALKKYEPITQETLVEYGSDELVFYKIDEGKYYLEF; encoded by the coding sequence ATGTTTACCAATTTAGCTGCTTTTGGCGGTAATTTTCTTAAGGTGCTTGATTCAGAGTTTAAAGAAGCTACAAACGTCACCATAGCTTCTGGTTATGCATCTCTTGATATCATTAACGCTTATAAGTCAGAATTTATTAAAATTGCTAATTCTGGTGGAATCTCTCGCTTGCTGCTAGGAATGGCTTTCTATGAGGGTTTGAGTCAGAAAAAGTATGATGCTCTGATTAAGCTTAACTCTAAACTTAAAGGCTACGGTAACGATTCTGGGGTATATGTTACAAATGGTAGACGCTATCACGGCAAGGTTTACTATTTTGAGCAAAAATCTGAATCAAGTATTTATGTCGGATCTTCTAACTTTTCTACTAGTGGCACAAAAACTAATATTGAGTGTACTTTACCTGTCACAATTCCTCAGCAACGAGAAGAGATTATTAGATTTCTGGAAGAGTTATATTCACAAGAATACGCCATAAAAATAGATCGAGCTGGGAATATTGTTTCAAGCAGCAAGAAAAAAGTTTTATCAACAATTGAAAACAAGTGGCAGAAATTAAAAAGATACGAACCTGAAACTATATCGAACAATAATCTGCCAAAATTTATTTTTCCTTTGTCCAGAGTAGCCGATATACCTAAGTCAAATTTGAATACTTATTTCGGCAAAGGTAGATTAAACACTGAGACAGGTATAGTCACACCGCGTCCTTGGTATGAAATTGAGTTGATAGCGAATAGAGATTTGATTTCACAAGTAGAATATCCCAAAGGTGATTTTATAGCTTATACCGACGATGGCTATGTCATACCAATGAGAACACAAGGCACTAACTATAAAAATATTCGCTCTAAAGATAGCCTACAAATATTTGGTATGTGGCTTAAAGGCAAGTTGGAACGTTGTGATGCTCTCAAAAAATACGAACCTATAACCCAAGAAACACTTGTAGAATATGGTTCAGACGAACTAGTGTTTTA
- a CDS encoding DNA cytosine methyltransferase → MHNTETTIKAIRQDFPELSQFMTQLTIFDEPLSTPKPEEKINVVSLFSGCGGMDLGFSQAGFRILWANDIDQKACETYAKNLGKHVVCGDIQEIDYSTIPDADLILGGFPCQDFSMIWKRGGITTERGNLYRNFVNLVSLKEPLMFIAENVKGLMTANKGKAIKQIIEDFSLTGRYGYVTKPYLVNFADYGTPQLRKRVLIIGIRKDINRTFDLPKPTHQCENYVSSGKALDGVERVKHNNEHQNIKSSTVEKLKLIPPGGNFTDIPQNSPHYVKGMISHVYRRLDPDKPSTTIIAAGGGGTWGYHYSEPRPLTNRERARLFGYPDDFIFEGTITEVRRQIGNSVPPVGILPFAQAIKPYLEKVKAELCLPI, encoded by the coding sequence TTGCATAATACTGAAACTACTATCAAAGCGATTAGGCAAGATTTTCCCGAACTATCTCAATTTATGACTCAGTTAACTATATTTGATGAACCACTATCAACACCAAAGCCTGAAGAAAAAATCAATGTTGTTTCTTTATTTTCAGGATGTGGAGGAATGGATTTGGGTTTTAGTCAAGCTGGATTTCGTATTCTCTGGGCAAACGATATCGATCAAAAAGCCTGTGAAACATACGCGAAAAATTTAGGCAAGCACGTTGTTTGTGGAGATATACAAGAAATTGATTACTCGACAATCCCTGACGCAGATTTGATTCTGGGTGGTTTTCCCTGTCAAGACTTTTCAATGATTTGGAAGCGTGGGGGAATTACAACTGAGCGGGGTAATCTATATCGAAACTTTGTCAATCTTGTCTCACTCAAAGAACCTTTAATGTTTATTGCCGAAAATGTTAAAGGTTTGATGACTGCTAACAAAGGTAAAGCCATTAAACAAATTATTGAAGATTTTTCTTTAACGGGACGATATGGATACGTAACTAAACCTTATCTAGTTAATTTTGCTGATTATGGAACGCCTCAGCTTAGGAAACGAGTATTAATTATTGGTATTCGGAAAGATATAAATCGTACTTTCGATCTGCCCAAACCAACTCACCAATGCGAAAATTATGTTTCGTCGGGTAAAGCACTTGATGGTGTTGAGAGAGTAAAACATAACAATGAACATCAAAACATTAAAAGTAGCACTGTTGAGAAGCTCAAGCTTATTCCTCCTGGGGGAAACTTTACAGATATTCCCCAAAATTCTCCTCATTATGTCAAAGGTATGATCTCCCACGTATACCGACGTTTAGATCCTGATAAACCTTCCACAACAATTATTGCTGCGGGAGGAGGCGGTACTTGGGGTTATCATTATTCTGAACCGAGACCACTAACTAATCGAGAAAGAGCAAGGCTTTTTGGCTACCCTGATGATTTTATTTTTGAAGGTACAATCACTGAAGTGAGAAGGCAAATAGGCAATTCAGTCCCTCCTGTTGGCATATTACCCTTTGCCCAAGCGATCAAACCTTATTTAGAAAAAGTAAAAGCAGAATTATGTTTACCAATTTAG
- the rsmI gene encoding 16S rRNA (cytidine(1402)-2'-O)-methyltransferase, with the protein MGKLYLVGTPIGNLEDITLRAIRILQSVDLIAAEDTRRTGKLLQHLAISTPQISYNEHNHHSRIQELINRLQQGASLALVTDAGMPSISDPGVELVQAAIAHQITVIPIPGPTAVISALAASGLPTDRFIFEGFLPLKQSDRQARLELFRSETKTIVLYEAPHRILKTLQDLLAVVGDRREIVLARELTKIHEEFWRGNIAEAIDLYTNERQPKGEYTLVIEGAAETSLINSQAELKQELQQLLAQGMTRSQASRQLAKLTSLSRREIYQLEIDDV; encoded by the coding sequence TTGGGCAAATTATATTTAGTCGGCACGCCAATCGGGAATCTCGAAGATATTACTTTACGGGCGATACGTATTCTCCAATCAGTAGATCTAATTGCTGCTGAGGACACTCGACGTACGGGTAAATTATTACAGCACCTAGCAATCTCAACGCCTCAAATTAGTTATAACGAACATAATCATCACAGCCGTATTCAAGAATTAATTAACCGTTTACAACAGGGAGCAAGTCTAGCTTTAGTTACTGATGCGGGAATGCCTAGTATCTCCGATCCTGGAGTCGAATTAGTCCAAGCAGCGATCGCCCATCAGATTACCGTAATTCCCATTCCTGGGCCAACAGCCGTAATTAGTGCCTTAGCTGCATCGGGTTTACCCACGGACAGGTTTATTTTTGAAGGATTTTTGCCCCTCAAACAAAGCGATCGCCAAGCTAGATTAGAATTATTCCGTAGCGAAACTAAAACCATTGTGCTGTATGAAGCTCCCCATCGTATCTTGAAGACTTTACAAGATTTGCTTGCCGTAGTGGGCGATCGTAGAGAGATCGTTTTAGCCAGGGAATTGACTAAAATACACGAAGAATTTTGGCGGGGAAACATCGCCGAGGCGATCGACCTTTATACAAATGAGCGTCAACCAAAAGGAGAATATACCCTGGTGATCGAAGGAGCAGCCGAAACTAGTCTAATTAACTCCCAAGCCGAATTAAAACAGGAACTACAGCAGTTATTAGCTCAAGGCATGACGCGATCGCAGGCTAGTCGCCAGTTAGCCAAACTCACTTCTTTATCTAGACGAGAAATATATCAATTAGAAATAGACGATGTTTAA